The proteins below are encoded in one region of Bremerella sp. P1:
- a CDS encoding efflux RND transporter periplasmic adaptor subunit: MSISNYSPSSESFFGQKWTKRQLWTIRAAMVIGISLLVIGVVSWNYPFASAGPLPTPQAQPLPVEVVQLEQQGSYAAQRTYTGVLVAAKTSELSFELPGKITHLSVDEGDHVQAGEELAVLDNRHLSARIAQTKAEHAQQLAILEELKAGPRREVIEAAEAEVRQLNAELQLQLSNKKRREQLIERSAISRETLEDAVFGAEAAQGRLDAAKSRLEELRKGTRVEQIDAQKARVAGLQAQLVDLEHEQQDTRLVAPFSGTIAKRNFDEGAVISAGQSVFRLVQHEPLEAWFGLPPEAATTLSLGHPLPVTVNGQTRQAKVTGIVPELDTTTRTQTVVLTLDEEASRGWVPAQVARVAMVSQRSEEGFWLPNSALLQGSRGLWSVYVVDEDDRIARRQVEIIYSESERSFVRGTLTASEQVVASGVNRLVPEMHVLVQSTSESHN; this comes from the coding sequence ATGAGCATCAGCAACTACTCGCCCAGCAGTGAGTCTTTTTTTGGCCAAAAGTGGACGAAGCGTCAACTTTGGACGATTCGTGCTGCAATGGTGATCGGCATCAGTTTGTTGGTCATTGGCGTCGTCTCCTGGAACTACCCGTTTGCCAGTGCCGGACCGCTCCCCACGCCCCAGGCTCAGCCGCTGCCGGTCGAGGTCGTGCAGCTTGAGCAGCAAGGAAGCTACGCGGCCCAGCGTACCTACACCGGCGTCCTGGTCGCCGCCAAGACGAGCGAGCTGAGCTTCGAGCTGCCCGGCAAGATCACGCACCTTTCGGTCGATGAAGGGGATCACGTTCAGGCCGGCGAAGAGCTGGCCGTGCTCGATAATCGTCACTTGAGCGCGCGGATCGCCCAGACCAAGGCCGAGCACGCCCAGCAACTGGCCATTCTAGAAGAACTGAAAGCCGGGCCGCGACGGGAAGTCATTGAAGCTGCCGAGGCTGAAGTTCGCCAATTGAATGCCGAGCTTCAGCTTCAATTGTCCAATAAGAAACGACGCGAACAGCTCATCGAGCGAAGCGCTATCTCGCGCGAGACCTTGGAAGATGCCGTCTTTGGTGCCGAGGCCGCCCAAGGCAGACTCGATGCGGCCAAGAGTCGCTTGGAGGAACTACGCAAGGGAACGCGTGTCGAGCAGATCGATGCACAGAAAGCCAGGGTCGCCGGTCTGCAAGCTCAGCTGGTGGACCTGGAACACGAACAACAAGACACGCGACTCGTTGCTCCCTTCTCAGGCACGATCGCGAAGCGGAACTTCGACGAAGGCGCCGTGATCAGCGCTGGTCAGTCCGTGTTTCGACTCGTACAGCACGAACCGCTCGAGGCCTGGTTTGGCTTGCCACCCGAAGCAGCGACGACCTTGTCGCTGGGGCATCCGTTGCCGGTAACGGTCAATGGGCAAACACGCCAGGCGAAAGTCACCGGGATTGTCCCCGAGCTCGATACGACAACCCGTACGCAGACCGTGGTACTGACGCTGGATGAAGAGGCTTCACGCGGATGGGTACCGGCTCAGGTTGCCCGCGTGGCAATGGTCAGCCAGCGCAGCGAAGAAGGCTTCTGGCTTCCCAATTCGGCACTGCTACAAGGATCGCGTGGCTTGTGGTCGGTGTACGTCGTGGACGAGGACGACCGCATCGCTCGCCGCCAGGTCGAAATCATTTATAGCGAAAGTGAGCGTTCGTTCGTGCGAGGCACGTTGACCGCCAGCGAGCAGGTCGTTGCCAGCGGTGTGAATCGCCTGGTGCCGGAAATGCACGTTCTCGTTCAGTCCACAAGTGAATCACACAATTGA
- a CDS encoding TetR/AcrR family transcriptional regulator, with amino-acid sequence MPALSRKQREIQDRETQILSVAREMLLKDGYLGLSMDRIAEAVEYGKGTVYRHFPNKEDIILALAVETQKKRTSLFQRASLFRGASRERLTAVAVACELFVRLYPSHFHVEQVVRLSSIWEKTSEKRQNVMRTCEQACMGIVAGIVRDAVAQGDLTLPGEMTPEDMVFGMWAINFGSFSIMSTSGALDEIGIEDPTLAIRGCINHMLDGFGWKALSTEHDYEAVFHKALTETFADEHQQLLAQQ; translated from the coding sequence ATGCCAGCACTAAGCCGTAAACAGCGAGAAATTCAGGACCGCGAAACGCAGATTCTATCCGTAGCACGCGAAATGCTGCTCAAAGATGGTTATCTGGGTCTCAGCATGGATCGTATTGCCGAAGCGGTGGAGTACGGAAAAGGGACCGTTTACCGCCATTTTCCGAACAAAGAAGACATTATCTTGGCGCTGGCCGTGGAAACCCAGAAGAAACGCACCTCCCTGTTTCAAAGGGCATCGCTGTTTCGCGGGGCATCACGAGAGCGGCTCACGGCGGTAGCAGTTGCCTGTGAGTTGTTCGTGCGGCTTTATCCGAGTCATTTCCATGTCGAACAGGTCGTAAGATTGTCGTCGATCTGGGAGAAAACCTCGGAAAAGCGACAGAATGTGATGCGTACGTGCGAGCAGGCCTGCATGGGAATCGTGGCCGGAATTGTCCGGGACGCCGTGGCTCAGGGAGATTTAACGCTGCCTGGCGAGATGACTCCCGAAGACATGGTATTCGGCATGTGGGCGATCAATTTCGGGTCGTTTTCGATCATGTCGACCAGCGGTGCCCTCGATGAAATCGGAATTGAAGACCCGACCCTGGCAATTCGCGGTTGCATTAACCACATGTTGGACGGTTTCGGATGGAAAGCGCTATCGACCGAACACGACTACGAGGCTGTCTTTCACAAGGCCCTCACGGAGACCTTTGCCGATGAGCATCAGCAACTACTCGCCCAGCAGTGA
- a CDS encoding TIGR03364 family FAD-dependent oxidoreductase has product MHYDLIVVGGGIVGLGHAWAAAKQGQTVAVFDNNSRAEGASIRNFGMIWPIGQPAGPQRDLAFRSRELWLEMGAAAGFPVRKCGSLHLAHHEDELAVLQEFAASTAADGLDVELVTPERIAELTPAANPSGLQGGLYSRTELRVTPPTAVSSISAYLAAGHDVKFHFDTPITRVDSGEVTASNGQTWTAERIVIANGAYFQHLFPEAHQAERLRLCKLQMMLTDAQPAGWNLGPHIASGLTLRHYPSFSSCPSLAAVKQRFAQDSPELDRFGIHVMASQADNGSLILGDSHEYDDDIEPVDKAEIDALMLRELQKIMDVPTWNITRRWHGLYAKHPAQMCFVREVRPEVLVVNGFGGNGMTLALAFSESVIHRWQDSAQWELLHETH; this is encoded by the coding sequence ATGCATTACGATCTGATCGTGGTTGGCGGCGGCATTGTCGGTTTGGGCCATGCCTGGGCAGCCGCGAAACAGGGCCAGACGGTGGCCGTATTCGATAACAACTCCCGCGCCGAAGGAGCGAGCATTCGCAACTTCGGCATGATTTGGCCGATCGGCCAGCCGGCAGGACCGCAGCGCGATCTCGCGTTTCGCAGTCGTGAACTCTGGCTCGAGATGGGTGCCGCGGCAGGCTTTCCCGTGCGCAAGTGTGGCTCACTTCACCTGGCCCATCACGAGGACGAGCTGGCCGTGCTCCAGGAATTCGCCGCTTCGACAGCCGCGGATGGTCTCGATGTCGAACTGGTAACGCCGGAGAGAATCGCCGAGCTGACCCCGGCCGCAAATCCCAGTGGCCTTCAGGGCGGCCTCTATTCGCGGACCGAACTGCGGGTCACACCTCCGACAGCCGTCAGTTCGATCTCGGCCTACCTGGCCGCTGGGCACGACGTGAAGTTTCACTTCGACACTCCCATCACCAGGGTCGACTCCGGTGAGGTAACCGCTTCCAACGGACAGACCTGGACGGCCGAGCGGATCGTCATCGCCAACGGCGCCTACTTCCAGCACCTGTTTCCCGAAGCCCATCAAGCCGAACGGCTGCGGCTTTGCAAGTTGCAGATGATGCTCACCGACGCGCAACCTGCCGGCTGGAATCTGGGGCCGCATATCGCCAGTGGGCTGACCCTGCGTCACTATCCTTCGTTTAGCAGCTGCCCTTCCCTGGCGGCTGTGAAGCAGCGTTTTGCGCAAGACTCGCCCGAGCTCGATCGATTCGGCATCCACGTGATGGCCTCGCAGGCCGACAACGGTAGTCTGATCCTGGGTGACTCGCACGAGTACGACGACGATATCGAACCGGTCGACAAGGCCGAGATCGACGCGCTGATGCTTCGCGAACTGCAAAAGATCATGGACGTCCCGACCTGGAACATCACCCGGCGCTGGCACGGCTTGTACGCCAAGCACCCGGCGCAGATGTGCTTTGTCCGCGAAGTTCGCCCGGAAGTTCTGGTCGTCAACGGCTTCGGAGGCAACGGGATGACCCTGGCTTTGGCTTTCTCAGAATCGGTCATCCATCGCTGGCAAGATTCGGCCCAGTGGGAACTGCTTCACGAAACCCATTAG
- a CDS encoding metallophosphoesterase, translating into MSAAILATAPSFCLAHEGPDPLARWRFDSQGIATEGETTTLRARRGPNGTVLGKHQIIGEKYEEAIFLPGDRSGIVLADDHNQVAAFLPGEALTVSAVVSVDRPEKWGGLVGVIQDNGSHEAGWLLGYDQTTFTFALRGENGPGSLTYLKGSTKYEAGKLYHVVAVYDGKTMQIYVNGKLDAESTAQSGPIHYPSKAPFMLGAYRDDNEFHGHRGRIRDIVLYDLAAKKAWVEHDYEHNADLAKLPPVAIHDPLDFVIDPYLQFGTQTTMTVMWRSNRPAMGTLCYGETADCSQRIDVSDLKTIHEIRIENLLPETQYFYRTETRLSEEEEPLRSEVATFQTAVKEETPFAFAVISDTQGNPAVSGKLAGFAWEQRPSFLLHPGDLVSNGPDDSHWTQHFFPSMNPLIRHVPFYPVLGNHERNAQYYYDYVSLPTPEYYYTYRFGNAQFFMIDTNRNVDPESEQYQWLEKELAQSDATWKFVCHHHPPYSSDENDYGNLWKTNKGTRGDTKARQLVPLYEKHHVDIVWNGHIHSYERTWPILQNKAVDTGAPIYMITGGGGGHLETPGPVRPFFMNTVRRGHHYAMVRINGSKLEFQAYDLDNRLFDQMVIEKKAGRDQE; encoded by the coding sequence ATGTCCGCCGCAATACTAGCGACCGCGCCCTCTTTCTGCCTGGCACATGAAGGCCCCGACCCGTTGGCTCGCTGGCGGTTCGATTCGCAAGGGATCGCGACAGAGGGGGAAACTACCACGCTTCGCGCTCGTCGCGGACCCAATGGGACCGTACTTGGCAAGCATCAGATCATTGGGGAGAAGTACGAAGAGGCCATCTTCCTGCCGGGCGATCGCTCGGGCATCGTCCTGGCCGACGATCACAACCAGGTCGCGGCCTTTCTGCCAGGCGAAGCCCTTACGGTGTCGGCCGTTGTTTCCGTCGACCGTCCTGAAAAATGGGGTGGCCTGGTCGGCGTGATCCAGGATAACGGCTCCCACGAGGCCGGCTGGCTGTTGGGCTACGATCAAACGACGTTCACCTTCGCCCTGCGCGGCGAGAACGGCCCTGGTAGCCTGACCTACCTGAAGGGGAGCACCAAGTACGAAGCTGGCAAACTGTATCACGTGGTCGCCGTTTACGATGGCAAGACGATGCAGATCTATGTCAATGGAAAGCTGGATGCCGAGAGTACCGCTCAGTCCGGCCCGATTCATTACCCGAGCAAAGCCCCGTTTATGCTCGGAGCCTACCGGGATGACAACGAGTTCCATGGGCATCGGGGACGAATTCGCGATATCGTGCTGTACGATCTGGCTGCGAAGAAGGCCTGGGTCGAGCACGATTACGAGCACAATGCCGACCTGGCGAAGCTTCCGCCGGTTGCGATTCATGATCCGCTCGACTTCGTCATCGACCCTTACCTGCAGTTCGGCACGCAAACCACCATGACCGTCATGTGGCGATCGAATCGCCCTGCCATGGGCACGCTCTGCTACGGTGAGACGGCCGACTGCTCGCAGCGGATCGATGTGAGTGACCTGAAGACGATTCATGAGATCCGCATCGAGAACCTTCTGCCCGAGACGCAGTACTTCTATCGCACCGAAACACGTTTGTCGGAAGAGGAAGAGCCACTGCGCAGCGAGGTCGCCACTTTTCAGACAGCGGTGAAGGAAGAGACACCGTTCGCGTTTGCCGTGATCAGCGACACCCAGGGGAATCCGGCTGTGAGTGGAAAGTTAGCTGGCTTTGCCTGGGAACAGCGTCCGAGCTTTTTGCTTCACCCAGGTGACCTGGTTTCCAACGGCCCGGATGATTCGCACTGGACACAGCACTTCTTTCCCAGCATGAACCCGCTAATTCGCCACGTCCCCTTTTACCCGGTGCTCGGGAATCACGAACGCAACGCCCAGTACTATTACGACTACGTCTCGCTACCAACTCCCGAGTACTACTACACCTATCGATTCGGCAACGCCCAGTTCTTCATGATCGACACGAATCGCAACGTCGATCCCGAGTCCGAGCAGTACCAATGGTTGGAAAAGGAACTTGCCCAGTCCGACGCTACCTGGAAGTTTGTTTGCCATCATCACCCGCCGTACTCTTCGGACGAGAACGATTACGGCAATTTATGGAAGACAAACAAGGGGACCCGCGGCGACACCAAGGCGCGGCAGTTAGTCCCACTGTATGAAAAGCATCACGTCGACATCGTCTGGAATGGGCACATTCATTCCTACGAACGGACCTGGCCGATTCTTCAGAACAAGGCTGTCGATACGGGAGCACCGATCTACATGATCACCGGCGGAGGTGGCGGCCACTTGGAAACGCCAGGCCCGGTGCGTCCCTTCTTCATGAATACCGTCCGCCGCGGCCATCATTACGCGATGGTACGGATCAACGGTTCGAAGCTGGAGTTTCAGGCCTACGATCTCGACAACCGCTTGTTCGATCAAATGGTGATCGAAAAGAAAGCAGGCCGCGATCAAGAGTAG
- a CDS encoding shikimate kinase yields MTVEAGTNVTLIGMPGSGKSTIGVVLAKRINLQFVDTDLIIQTSQQRTLQQIMDTDGFDQFCQIEEDAVLSLDVDHHVIATGGSVCYGPEGMAHLQKLGRIVFLKTSLKTLEERLSNMATRGIALKPGQSLEHLLHERNALYEKYAQITIDCDGLNVERICELIEAAL; encoded by the coding sequence ATGACAGTTGAAGCTGGAACCAACGTCACGTTGATCGGGATGCCTGGGTCAGGCAAAAGCACGATCGGGGTCGTTCTGGCCAAGCGGATCAATCTGCAGTTTGTCGATACCGACCTCATTATCCAGACCAGCCAACAGCGGACGTTGCAGCAGATCATGGACACCGACGGCTTCGACCAGTTTTGTCAGATCGAGGAAGACGCCGTCTTGAGCCTGGACGTCGACCACCACGTGATCGCGACCGGCGGAAGTGTTTGTTACGGTCCGGAAGGAATGGCGCACCTTCAAAAGCTGGGCCGGATCGTCTTTCTCAAGACCAGCCTGAAAACGCTCGAAGAGCGTTTGTCGAACATGGCCACGCGGGGAATCGCGCTCAAGCCGGGCCAAAGCCTGGAACATCTTCTGCACGAGCGCAACGCCCTGTACGAAAAGTACGCCCAGATCACCATCGACTGCGACGGCCTGAACGTGGAACGCATCTGCGAACTGATCGAAGCGGCACTCTAA
- a CDS encoding efflux RND transporter permease subunit, which yields MFNAFYRDKRMLVLTIAVIIVAGLSSYFVLPRLEDPTLTPRFAIVTTLFPGARGDRVEVLVTDPLEEELQEIEEIKEIRSTSRAGASSMVIELRDDVYEVGEIWSRVRDKLDDAQVTFPEGVGEPDIELITTKAYASIVALKWTQDTDPSYAILLRLAEQLEDRLRGVPGTEDVEMFGEPEEEISVEVHPAQLASIGLTAADVAQQLSASDAKLSAGQIRSSQSNFLMEVDSELDSINRIAETPVQYGADGKFVRLGDIATVSKGIAQPPRQMAIVDDQAAVTVGTLVRSDYRLDVWNADAQQVINEFEADLPKGVELARMFEQSPYVEARLTNLLWNLAIGGAAVVSVIFFLMGWRSAIVVGTALPLSAFMVLAGMRFMEIPMHQMSITGLIIALGLLIDNAIVMVDEVKTRMEEGDGAGHAVASSTRHLAIPLLGSTLTTGLAFAPIALMPGPAGEFVGTIAISVMLAIGSSFLLAMTVTPALAAMFADWKHDGGRHWWTIGFESPKLAAAWRNTLDFLFARPLLSIGLSVVLPLFGFVQARLLPEQFFPPADRNQFQIELELPPQASIYHTAKTARKISQIAKTHPEVTGVDWILGESAPSFYYNIVRRRENNAPYGQAIVQLKSAEGAAAVINTLQREFDQSVPEARVLARQLEQGPPFDAPVELQLFGPDLQVLRQLGERVRAELALIPEVTHTRSDLGDDLPKFALVLDEEKTRLAGLSHTQVAQQLAASTEGALGGTILEETEELPVRVRVPESYRASLADIASLDLVVPGNVGEGKLNTVPFSAVGSLELKPEISAVTRLNNLRMNEVKAYVKAGVLPSVVLTKLEDRLAASGFEFPAGYRMGLGGEANGRNQAVGNLMSSVGVLMVLMVATLVLSFSSFRAASLIGGVGFFSVGLGLAALWIFGYPFGFMAIVGTMGLVGIAINDSIVVLAALRDNEKAKAGDPIAVREVVMRATRHVVATTATTVVGFLPLVLSGGGFWPPLAVSIAGGVVGATMLALTFVPTAHMVMANPAVLRLPCKRSKRGETNASPECFQHEGAAVYS from the coding sequence ATGTTCAACGCTTTTTATCGCGACAAACGGATGCTGGTCCTGACCATTGCGGTCATCATTGTGGCTGGCCTGTCCTCGTACTTTGTGCTTCCTCGTCTGGAAGATCCGACGCTCACGCCGCGCTTTGCCATCGTGACGACGTTGTTTCCGGGAGCCCGTGGCGATCGCGTCGAGGTCCTGGTCACGGATCCCCTGGAAGAAGAGCTTCAAGAGATCGAAGAAATCAAAGAGATTCGCTCGACCAGCCGTGCCGGTGCTTCGTCGATGGTGATCGAACTGCGCGACGATGTGTACGAGGTCGGTGAGATCTGGTCGCGGGTTCGCGACAAGCTTGACGACGCCCAGGTGACTTTCCCCGAGGGAGTCGGCGAGCCGGATATCGAGCTAATCACCACCAAAGCATACGCTTCGATCGTCGCGCTCAAGTGGACACAAGATACCGATCCCAGCTATGCCATCCTGCTGCGGCTGGCCGAGCAACTGGAAGATCGCCTCAGAGGTGTGCCAGGCACCGAAGATGTCGAGATGTTTGGTGAGCCGGAAGAAGAGATCTCGGTGGAAGTTCATCCCGCGCAGCTGGCCAGTATTGGGCTCACCGCGGCGGACGTGGCCCAGCAGCTTTCCGCGAGCGATGCCAAACTGTCCGCCGGACAGATCCGCTCCTCGCAGTCCAACTTTCTGATGGAAGTCGATAGCGAATTGGATTCGATCAACCGTATTGCCGAAACGCCGGTGCAGTATGGGGCAGATGGAAAGTTCGTTCGCCTGGGCGACATTGCCACCGTCTCCAAAGGCATTGCCCAGCCACCTCGCCAGATGGCCATTGTCGACGATCAAGCGGCCGTCACGGTCGGAACTCTCGTGCGTAGCGACTACCGTCTCGACGTTTGGAATGCCGACGCGCAGCAAGTCATTAACGAGTTTGAGGCCGATCTGCCCAAAGGGGTCGAGCTGGCCCGCATGTTTGAGCAAAGCCCCTACGTCGAGGCCCGCCTGACCAACTTGCTGTGGAACCTGGCCATCGGCGGCGCGGCGGTGGTGAGCGTCATTTTCTTTCTCATGGGGTGGCGAAGTGCCATCGTGGTGGGCACCGCATTGCCGCTTTCGGCCTTCATGGTGCTCGCCGGCATGCGGTTCATGGAGATCCCCATGCACCAGATGTCGATCACCGGGCTCATCATCGCGCTGGGCCTTCTGATCGACAACGCCATCGTGATGGTCGACGAAGTCAAGACGCGGATGGAAGAAGGAGACGGCGCAGGCCATGCCGTTGCCAGCAGTACACGCCACCTGGCGATTCCGCTGTTGGGAAGTACTTTAACGACCGGCCTGGCGTTCGCCCCCATCGCATTGATGCCGGGCCCCGCCGGCGAATTCGTGGGCACGATCGCGATCAGCGTGATGCTCGCGATTGGCAGTTCGTTTCTGCTGGCGATGACCGTCACCCCAGCCTTGGCCGCTATGTTTGCCGACTGGAAGCACGATGGAGGTCGCCACTGGTGGACCATCGGGTTTGAAAGCCCCAAGCTGGCTGCTGCGTGGCGTAACACGCTCGATTTCCTATTCGCTCGGCCCCTGTTAAGCATCGGGCTGTCGGTGGTGTTGCCGCTGTTCGGCTTTGTTCAGGCAAGGCTTTTGCCAGAGCAGTTCTTTCCACCGGCCGATCGAAATCAATTTCAGATCGAACTGGAATTGCCGCCGCAAGCTTCGATCTATCACACGGCGAAGACGGCGCGCAAGATCAGCCAGATTGCCAAGACACACCCCGAAGTCACGGGCGTCGATTGGATCCTGGGGGAAAGCGCTCCGTCGTTCTACTACAACATCGTGCGTCGTCGCGAGAACAACGCACCCTATGGTCAGGCGATCGTGCAGTTGAAATCGGCTGAAGGGGCCGCAGCAGTGATCAACACGCTGCAACGAGAGTTTGATCAGAGTGTGCCTGAGGCCCGCGTACTGGCCCGTCAGTTGGAGCAAGGTCCACCCTTTGATGCACCGGTTGAGCTTCAGCTATTTGGTCCTGACTTGCAGGTCCTCCGGCAGCTCGGCGAACGCGTTCGCGCGGAACTCGCACTGATTCCTGAGGTAACGCACACGCGCAGCGATCTGGGGGACGACCTTCCCAAGTTCGCTTTGGTGCTGGACGAAGAGAAGACCCGCTTGGCTGGGCTAAGCCATACACAGGTCGCCCAGCAGTTGGCGGCTTCCACCGAAGGGGCCTTGGGGGGCACGATCCTCGAAGAAACGGAAGAGCTGCCGGTGCGTGTACGCGTGCCAGAATCGTATCGAGCGAGCCTGGCCGATATCGCCTCGCTGGACTTGGTCGTCCCGGGTAATGTTGGCGAAGGAAAGCTGAATACCGTTCCGTTCTCCGCAGTCGGTTCCCTGGAACTGAAGCCAGAGATTTCGGCCGTCACGCGGCTGAACAACCTACGGATGAACGAGGTCAAAGCGTACGTCAAAGCAGGCGTGCTTCCCTCGGTCGTCTTGACCAAACTCGAAGACCGCCTCGCGGCTTCCGGTTTTGAATTCCCTGCCGGCTACCGCATGGGGCTGGGGGGCGAAGCCAATGGACGGAATCAGGCGGTCGGAAACTTGATGTCGAGCGTGGGCGTGCTCATGGTATTGATGGTCGCGACACTGGTCCTGTCGTTCAGCTCGTTCCGGGCTGCCTCGCTCATTGGTGGCGTCGGCTTCTTCTCGGTGGGCCTGGGTCTCGCGGCGCTATGGATCTTTGGCTATCCCTTCGGCTTCATGGCCATCGTCGGAACGATGGGGCTGGTCGGGATTGCGATTAACGACTCGATCGTGGTATTGGCCGCACTGCGGGATAATGAGAAAGCCAAGGCCGGCGATCCGATCGCTGTACGCGAAGTTGTGATGCGAGCGACCCGTCACGTCGTCGCAACAACGGCGACGACCGTGGTGGGCTTTCTGCCGCTGGTGTTGTCAGGCGGCGGATTCTGGCCACCCCTGGCCGTTTCGATCGCGGGCGGCGTGGTCGGTGCAACGATGTTGGCATTGACCTTCGTGCCAACGGCTCACATGGTGATGGCCAACCCCGCAGTGCTTCGACTGCCATGCAAACGGTCGAAGCGAGGCGAAACGAACGCGTCGCCTGAATGCTTTCAGCACGAGGGTGCGGCCGTCTACTCTTGA
- a CDS encoding Gfo/Idh/MocA family protein codes for MSEKTINVAMIGLGFGAEFIPIYQAHPNANVYALCRRDEAALQKSGEMFGIEKLYTEYDDVLADPNVDFVHINSPIPDHAWMSLKALDAGKHVMCTVPMATTIDECRQIVEKVAETGLKYMMAETVVYSREYLYIKQLYESGELGKIQYMQASHPQDMEGWPEYWERMIPMHYATHVVSPVLGLVDGLAEYVSCFGSGSISNELAAKSGNPYAVESCHIKIKDSDVSAQIWRFLFDTARQYRESFDVYGSKKSFEWSLVEGEPHVLHTAKLPEPEIASHVEIPDFAHLLPEPIQKFTQSIEDAAHLSFIQGGGHGGSHPHLVNEMISSLIEDRDPMPNAVTSANWTCVGICAHESAMKGGEIVRLPEFTLQKPKARKAVAAS; via the coding sequence ATGAGCGAAAAAACTATTAATGTCGCAATGATCGGTTTAGGGTTTGGAGCAGAGTTCATTCCCATTTACCAGGCTCATCCTAATGCCAACGTCTATGCCCTCTGCCGTCGTGATGAAGCGGCCCTGCAGAAGTCGGGCGAAATGTTCGGCATTGAAAAGCTCTACACTGAATACGATGACGTTTTGGCTGACCCGAACGTCGACTTCGTGCACATCAACTCCCCGATTCCAGATCACGCCTGGATGTCGCTCAAGGCACTCGATGCCGGCAAGCACGTCATGTGCACCGTTCCGATGGCAACCACCATCGACGAGTGCCGTCAGATCGTCGAGAAGGTCGCTGAGACCGGCTTGAAGTACATGATGGCCGAAACGGTTGTGTACAGCCGCGAATACCTGTACATCAAGCAACTGTACGAATCGGGCGAACTCGGCAAGATCCAGTACATGCAGGCCTCGCACCCGCAAGACATGGAAGGCTGGCCGGAATACTGGGAACGCATGATCCCAATGCACTACGCCACCCACGTTGTCAGCCCGGTATTGGGTCTGGTCGACGGCCTGGCTGAATATGTCAGCTGCTTTGGCTCGGGTAGCATCAGCAACGAACTGGCTGCCAAGTCCGGCAACCCATACGCGGTTGAATCGTGCCATATCAAGATCAAAGACAGCGACGTCTCCGCTCAGATCTGGCGATTCCTGTTCGATACGGCACGCCAGTATCGCGAAAGCTTCGACGTTTACGGCTCGAAGAAGAGCTTCGAATGGTCGCTTGTCGAAGGCGAACCGCACGTGCTGCACACGGCCAAGTTGCCTGAACCAGAAATCGCTTCGCACGTCGAGATTCCAGACTTCGCTCACCTGCTGCCAGAACCGATCCAGAAGTTCACGCAGTCGATCGAAGACGCAGCTCACCTTTCGTTCATCCAAGGTGGCGGTCACGGTGGTTCGCACCCGCACCTGGTGAACGAAATGATCAGCTCGTTGATCGAAGATCGCGATCCGATGCCAAACGCAGTGACTTCGGCCAACTGGACTTGCGTGGGCATTTGTGCTCACGAGTCGGCCATGAAGGGTGGCGAGATCGTTCGCCTGCCGGAATTCACGCTGCAGAAGCCAAAGGCCCGTAAAGCGGTCGCCGCTTCCTAA